Proteins encoded by one window of Bos javanicus breed banteng chromosome 22, ARS-OSU_banteng_1.0, whole genome shotgun sequence:
- the LOC133235458 gene encoding serine protease 44-like, whose amino-acid sequence MASPGVLQSGSGSLGLLVWLLALQPWLSEALVGGEGAQGRSALPSPSPPTLGGGREDPGARHWKLPPSGAPGTSGAPESRMTSVAPNLVAFTLNDSDSYKAMTPPQAPGETPKPLFPSACGHRTSRIVGGRPAAEKKWPWQVSLQVNQKHICGGSLIGSRWVLTAAHCIFGHVEYTVKMGITQLQQTSTMAVTVPVQDIVIHKHFNPIGIIENDIALALLAFPVNFSASIQPVCLPEKAFMVQAGTECWVTGWGKVKEEDVPQASTQELQEAELNILRYETCNEVLSEKLESQFDVVKEGTVCAISSKGKDACQGDSGGPLVCEFNNSWVQVGIVSWGIGCGRSGYPGVYTEVSFYKDWLIARFLSLGLALPLTSDSYSMPYPQFNLESIDHVEVHVTEKWKQETLRVFQPAAPGTYRIYTYTTAAFCCWEGVAETIPAGWRVTCGDASGCFTHILQNIFTSSLAAALSDTLSYQCTW is encoded by the exons ATGGCGTCTCCAGGTGTCCTCCAGAGCGGCAGCGGCTCCCTGGGCCTCCTAGTCTGGCTCCTGGCCCTTCAACCTTGGCTCAGTGAGGccctggtgggtggggagggggcgcagGGCAGGTCAGCTCTGCCCTCACCCTCTCCACCTACCTTGGGGGGTGGTCGCGAGGACCCCGGAGCACGCCATTGGAAGCTGCCTCCTTCAGGAGCCCCGGGAACTTCCGGGGCCCCTGAATCCCGTATGACTTCGGTAGCCCCCAATTTGGTGGCGTTTACCTTAAATGACTCTGATTCATACAAGGCTATGACACCCCCACAGGCACCAGGAGAGACCCCAAAACCCCTCTTTCCTTCAG CGTGTGGCCATCGGACTTCAAGGATAGTTGGTGGAAGGCCGGCCGCAGAGAAGAAGTGGCCGTGGCAGGTCAGCCTGCAGGTCAATCAAAAACACATATGCGGAGGCTCCCTCATTGGCAGTCGGTGGGTGTTGACCGCGGCCCATTGCATATTTGG CCATGTGGAATACACAGTGAAGATGGGAATCACACAGTTGCAGCAAACCTCCACAATGGCAGTCACGGTCCCAGTCCAAGACATCGTTATCCACAAACATTTCAATCCTATCGGAATAATCGAAAATGACATTGCCCTTGCTCTGCTCGCCTTCCCTGTGAATTTCTCTGCGAGCATCCAACCCGTGTGCCTCCCTGAAAAGGCTTTCATGGTCCAAGCTGGTACAGAGTGCTGGGTGACTGGATGGGGAAAAGTAAAGGAAGAAG ACGTACCACAAGCTTCTACACAAGAGCTTCAGGAGGCTGAGCTAAACATTCTTCGCTATGAGACTTGTAATGAGGTGCTCAGCGAAAAGTTGGAAAGTCAGTTTGATGTGGTCAAGGAGGGGACTGTCTGTGCTATCAGCTCCAAAGGAAAGGATGCCTGCCAG GGAGATTCTGGGGGTCCCCTGGTCTGTGAATTTAATAATTCATGGGTCCAAGTGGGGATTGTGAGCTGGGGCATTGGCTGTGGTCGCAGCGGGTATCCAGGAGTTTATACAGAAGTGAGTTTCTACAAGGATTGGCTCATTGCTAGA TTTCTGAGTCTTGGACTAGCACTGCCTCTGACCTCTGACTCCTACTCAATGCCCTATCCTCAGTTTAATTTGGAATCCATTGACCATGTGGAGGTCCACGTGACTGAGAAATGGAAGCAAGAAACCTTGAGAGTTTTCCAGCCTGCTGCTCCAGGAACCTACCGCATCTACACCTACACCACGGCCGCATTTTGCTGCTGGGAAGGAGTGGCTGAAACAATCCCAGCTGGATGGAGAGTGACCTGCGGTGATGCCTCAGGGTGCTTCACCCACATCTTGCAGAACATCTTCACATCATCCCTGGCAGCAGCATTATCTGACACTTTATCGTATCAGTGCACATGGTGA